A part of Maridesulfovibrio hydrothermalis AM13 = DSM 14728 genomic DNA contains:
- a CDS encoding sigma-54-dependent transcriptional regulator → MMTPTDKNILIVDDEPPLRMLIRAVLESDGWNVHEAESGEQALQMLPGLSLNAALIDMRMDGMDGMTLLKELHGIVPGLPVIMLTAYGNVNAAVVAMKHGAFDYLTKPADNEELKAVMAKALDYSRLVDENERLKSAAGATEEMIGSTQVMRNVKELIEQAGPSEATILVLGESGTGKELVAEGLHKASLRADKPLIKVNCAALPGDLLESELFGYMKGAFTGAATNKPGRFQLASGGTLFLDEIGEMDPVLQAKILRALQEKVVEPLGSVSPVETDVRIIAATNRNLKEEVEKGTFREDLYYRLSVLEIRIPPLRERIGDLPALVAYLLEKLGRKNNKKVRSVSPAFLDVLSRYDWPGNVRELENVLERAIILSRSEVLGHELLPPQVQNHVAKTPAPAASATASETPAGKTPPAAASPSSLDDAERQALITALEANQHHRERTADALGISRRTLQYKLKKYGLTRR, encoded by the coding sequence ATGATGACTCCCACAGACAAAAATATACTTATCGTTGACGATGAACCGCCTCTGCGCATGCTCATCCGCGCCGTACTTGAAAGCGACGGCTGGAACGTCCATGAAGCAGAATCAGGTGAACAGGCTTTGCAGATGCTTCCCGGACTCAGCCTGAATGCCGCCTTGATCGATATGCGTATGGACGGCATGGACGGCATGACCCTGCTCAAAGAACTGCATGGAATTGTTCCCGGTCTTCCGGTTATCATGCTCACCGCATACGGCAATGTGAACGCCGCTGTTGTAGCCATGAAACACGGCGCATTCGACTACCTCACCAAGCCGGCTGATAATGAAGAACTTAAAGCTGTCATGGCGAAAGCCCTCGATTACTCAAGGCTTGTAGATGAGAATGAACGGCTGAAGTCCGCCGCAGGTGCTACCGAAGAAATGATCGGCAGCACTCAGGTCATGCGAAACGTCAAAGAACTGATTGAACAGGCAGGTCCGTCCGAGGCAACCATTCTGGTACTAGGTGAATCAGGAACGGGTAAAGAACTGGTTGCTGAAGGATTGCATAAGGCCAGTTTACGGGCTGACAAGCCGCTGATTAAAGTCAACTGCGCTGCGCTGCCGGGTGATCTGCTGGAAAGTGAACTTTTCGGATATATGAAAGGAGCGTTTACCGGAGCTGCCACAAACAAGCCCGGTAGATTTCAACTTGCCTCCGGCGGAACACTGTTTCTTGATGAAATCGGGGAAATGGATCCGGTGCTGCAAGCCAAAATTTTAAGGGCCTTGCAGGAAAAAGTTGTTGAGCCGTTAGGAAGCGTTTCCCCTGTTGAGACAGATGTCCGCATCATTGCTGCAACCAACCGGAATCTAAAAGAAGAAGTTGAGAAAGGTACCTTTCGCGAAGATCTGTATTACCGCCTAAGTGTACTTGAAATACGCATCCCCCCGCTTCGGGAGAGAATAGGCGATCTTCCGGCTCTTGTGGCTTACCTGCTGGAAAAACTGGGCCGCAAAAACAATAAAAAAGTGCGCTCGGTCAGTCCCGCTTTTCTTGATGTACTCAGCCGCTACGACTGGCCCGGTAATGTGCGTGAACTTGAAAACGTTCTCGAACGGGCAATCATCCTCAGCCGAAGTGAAGTGCTGGGGCACGAACTTCTGCCTCCGCAGGTACAAAATCATGTAGCAAAAACTCCTGCTCCTGCCGCTTCCGCAACAGCTTCCGAAACTCCGGCAGGTAAGACTCCTCCTGCCGCAGCAAGTCCATCTTCACTTGATGACGCCGAACGGCAGGCACTTATCACGGCCCTTGAAGCCAACCAGCACCATCGGGAACGTACTGCCGATGCACTTGGCATCAGTCGCAGGACATTGCAATACAAGTTGAAAAAATATGGGCTGACCCGCAGATAA